In Streptomyces sp. 840.1, one DNA window encodes the following:
- a CDS encoding MFS transporter — MRRRTTRSRGDRGPEGGPGLLAQLRNPPGGRNARIMLLALSVDRTGSGLWAASSVLYLTFVTHLSAQQVGVLLGVAGVAGIVGSPLAGRLAGRFPLRPLLIGCHLLRLVTLTLVLLCTGFEALLPVVAATYLGDRAAKTLEMLFATRAAGERRSAYQALSRSAANAGYGVGAGIAAVGLAVGTTGAYRALILGNALSFVVAAVLVWRTGELRETTVEVARSTAGPGAASEPAAGRTSGRPKSPWRDRGYLRFVLLDIPMNLDDSVLGVGLPLWLVNRTSAPHALVPAFLVINTVLVVVLQLSVSRRAEGPRRTVRALLLYGGLMFVCCALLAGAVRCGTWTAAAVLLGAAVLVTLAELMRSVSSWELAVLLAPPEARASYLGVAGMSQSIQKSAGPPLLTGVVMAAGPAGWLVLGTVIAGLAVVQRRSCAQRFRALAQPVPDRARAAAPVGPE, encoded by the coding sequence GTGCGACGACGTACTACGAGGAGCCGAGGCGACCGGGGCCCGGAAGGCGGGCCGGGGCTGCTGGCGCAGTTGCGCAACCCGCCCGGCGGCCGGAACGCCCGGATCATGCTGCTCGCCCTGTCGGTCGACCGCACCGGATCGGGGCTGTGGGCCGCGTCCTCGGTTCTGTACCTCACCTTCGTCACGCATCTGAGCGCTCAGCAGGTCGGGGTGCTGCTGGGCGTGGCCGGAGTGGCGGGCATCGTCGGTTCGCCGCTGGCCGGGCGGCTGGCCGGGCGCTTTCCGCTGCGTCCGCTGCTGATCGGCTGCCATCTGCTGCGGCTGGTGACCCTGACCCTGGTGCTGCTGTGCACGGGCTTCGAGGCGCTGCTGCCCGTCGTCGCCGCGACCTACCTGGGGGACAGGGCGGCCAAGACGCTGGAGATGCTGTTCGCCACCCGCGCGGCCGGCGAACGGCGTTCCGCATACCAGGCGTTGTCCCGCAGCGCGGCCAACGCGGGGTACGGAGTCGGCGCCGGGATCGCGGCCGTCGGGCTGGCCGTGGGCACCACGGGTGCCTACCGCGCCCTGATCCTCGGCAACGCGCTGTCCTTCGTCGTCGCGGCGGTGCTGGTGTGGCGCACCGGCGAGCTGCGGGAGACGACGGTCGAGGTGGCACGGTCGACGGCGGGGCCCGGGGCGGCGTCGGAGCCTGCCGCCGGGCGCACCTCCGGGCGGCCGAAGAGCCCCTGGCGGGACCGTGGTTACCTCAGGTTCGTCCTGCTCGACATCCCGATGAACCTCGACGACTCGGTCCTCGGCGTCGGCCTGCCGCTGTGGCTGGTCAACCGCACCTCCGCGCCGCACGCGCTCGTGCCGGCCTTCCTGGTCATCAACACCGTGCTGGTCGTGGTGCTCCAACTGAGCGTCTCCAGAAGGGCCGAGGGCCCGCGCCGGACGGTCCGGGCGCTGCTGCTGTACGGCGGCCTGATGTTCGTGTGCTGCGCGCTCCTGGCCGGCGCCGTCCGGTGCGGGACCTGGACGGCCGCGGCGGTCCTGCTCGGTGCGGCGGTGCTGGTCACCCTGGCGGAGCTGATGCGCTCGGTGAGCTCCTGGGAGCTGGCCGTCCTGCTGGCGCCCCCGGAAGCGAGGGCCTCCTACCTCGGGGTGGCGGGCATGTCGCAGTCCATCCAGAAGTCCGCCGGGCCCCCGCTGCTGACCGGCGTGGTGATGGCCGCAGGGCCGGCGGGGTGGCTGGTGCTCGGCACGGTGATCGCGGGCCTCGCCGTCGTCCAACGGCGCTCCTGCGCCCAGCGGTTCCGCGCCCTCGCGCAACCCGTCCCGGACCGCGCGCGGGCCGCCGCACCGGTCGGACCGGAATAG
- a CDS encoding YdcF family protein, with the protein MKPITDADREDARRLWDFNLMHHPVRPVSAAVALGGCDLGVVAAVAELYRARLFPTVVFTGGITPATRGRFPRGEAVHFRAEALALGMPDQAILLETRATNTGQNISFAREVLEGTGQALYSVLMVTMPYMQRRAYATCRRQWPQVEPVCASQEITFDEYAKTQDDEEEFIAMMMGDTHRVMEYPRRGFAIEQEVPEHVRDSFERLRERGYDGWLLRD; encoded by the coding sequence ATGAAGCCGATCACCGACGCCGACCGGGAGGACGCCCGGAGGCTGTGGGACTTCAACCTCATGCACCATCCCGTCCGTCCCGTCTCGGCCGCCGTAGCCCTGGGCGGTTGCGACCTCGGCGTCGTCGCCGCCGTGGCAGAGCTCTACCGTGCGCGTCTCTTTCCGACCGTGGTCTTCACCGGCGGCATCACGCCCGCCACTCGCGGACGCTTCCCGCGCGGCGAGGCCGTCCACTTCCGGGCGGAAGCGCTCGCTCTGGGGATGCCGGATCAGGCGATCCTCCTGGAGACCCGCGCGACCAATACCGGGCAGAACATCAGCTTCGCTCGCGAAGTGCTGGAGGGCACGGGCCAGGCGCTGTACTCCGTCCTGATGGTGACCATGCCCTACATGCAGCGGCGGGCGTACGCCACCTGCCGCCGGCAGTGGCCCCAGGTGGAACCCGTCTGCGCCTCCCAGGAGATCACCTTCGACGAGTATGCCAAGACACAGGATGACGAGGAGGAGTTCATCGCCATGATGATGGGCGATACGCACCGCGTGATGGAGTACCCGCGCCGAGGCTTCGCCATCGAGCAGGAGGTTCCGGAGCATGTCCGTGACTCCTTCGAGCGGCTGCGCGAACGGGGCTACGATGGCTGGCTACTCCGCGACTGA
- a CDS encoding DUF4157 domain-containing protein, with protein sequence MPAHEQERRTTRAQRPRAQDRESDRPPGRDAAPGAPAELAVLQRTVGNAAVARMLADREQDREQAQGRDREQPVQRSAVREVLGATGRPLEQPVREDMEARFGTDFSDVRLHTDATAQRSAAEIGARAYTSGNHIVLGGATTDAHTLAHELTHVVQQRQGPVAGTDDGTGLKVSDPSDRFERAAEANAHRVMAAPHAHDAGETGLRHGSASAAHDHAVQRAPAPAGAAPVLSAPVQGAYNEEGLCGNFSRVREWQLANPQQGVIIQQVTRHFAVERHTGQGWAPIDGPGLDAYVSAAGGTANGSELQYWELWVVNADGTINDGGDDTFGMTSLIQNAGQIHNTTRGSFTISGEAHFFATNQAPTAMGFQRGGAVSAGGLFSRTTDPQSELSALGLTAAAGPLRYTARSTWDSSDLRTPAAAAKPRNTVYTPKAAWSKVQESTT encoded by the coding sequence ATGCCCGCGCACGAGCAGGAACGCCGTACCACCCGCGCCCAGCGTCCACGCGCACAGGACCGCGAGTCGGACCGCCCGCCGGGCCGGGACGCAGCGCCGGGCGCCCCCGCCGAACTGGCGGTGCTCCAGCGGACCGTGGGCAACGCGGCCGTCGCGCGCATGCTCGCGGACCGGGAGCAGGACCGGGAGCAGGCGCAGGGCCGGGACCGGGAGCAGCCGGTGCAGCGCTCGGCGGTGCGCGAGGTGCTGGGCGCGACGGGCCGCCCGCTCGAACAGCCGGTGCGCGAGGACATGGAGGCCAGGTTCGGCACGGACTTCTCCGATGTCCGGCTGCACACGGACGCCACCGCCCAGCGCTCCGCCGCCGAGATCGGCGCCCGCGCGTACACGTCCGGCAACCACATCGTCCTGGGCGGCGCGACGACCGACGCACACACCCTGGCCCACGAACTGACCCATGTGGTCCAGCAGCGCCAGGGCCCGGTGGCGGGAACGGACGACGGGACCGGGCTGAAGGTCTCGGACCCCTCCGACCGCTTCGAGCGCGCGGCCGAGGCCAACGCGCACCGCGTCATGGCCGCACCGCACGCGCACGACGCCGGGGAGACCGGGTTGCGGCACGGCAGCGCGAGCGCGGCACATGACCACGCCGTGCAGCGGGCCCCGGCCCCCGCCGGGGCCGCACCGGTCCTCAGCGCCCCGGTCCAGGGCGCCTACAACGAGGAAGGGCTCTGCGGCAACTTCTCCCGGGTACGGGAATGGCAGCTCGCCAACCCGCAGCAAGGGGTGATCATCCAGCAGGTGACCAGGCACTTCGCCGTGGAGCGGCACACCGGCCAGGGCTGGGCCCCGATCGACGGCCCCGGACTGGACGCCTATGTGTCGGCGGCCGGGGGGACGGCCAACGGGAGCGAGCTCCAGTACTGGGAGCTGTGGGTGGTCAACGCGGACGGCACGATCAACGACGGGGGCGACGACACCTTCGGCATGACCTCGCTGATCCAGAACGCGGGGCAGATCCATAACACCACGCGGGGAAGCTTCACGATCAGCGGCGAGGCGCACTTCTTCGCCACGAACCAGGCTCCGACGGCCATGGGGTTCCAGCGCGGCGGGGCGGTATCGGCGGGCGGCCTGTTCAGCCGCACCACCGACCCGCAGTCGGAGCTGAGCGCCCTCGGCCTGACCGCGGCGGCCGGACCGCTCCGGTACACTGCCCGGTCCACCTGGGACAGCTCGGACCTGCGGACGCCCGCGGCGGCTGCCAAGCCGAGGAACACTGTGTACACCCCGAAGGCGGCGTGGTCCAAGGTGCAGGAGAGCACGACCTGA
- a CDS encoding CehA/McbA family metallohydrolase, translating to MPDPTAAPTPAHRPIARRGLLVGTAATALTLGTVSFAAADEGGTRSSTVRGVLPPGAPDYVYLPVEVPRGVAEIAVSYTYEKTPVPAGTQGNALDIGIFDERGTEPGGPGFRGWSGGARGSFFIRGDEATPGYLAGPVRAGTWHIALGPYTVAPQGLPYEVTVTLRTGPTAPTPRPGYPPQRAKGRGRAWYRGDCHLHSVHSDGGRTPAEIAAGARAAGLDFINSSEHNTTSAHGAWGGLWGDDLLVLTGEEITTRNGHVLALATDPGTFVDWRYRARDNRFGHYAKAVRRAGGLVVPAHPHATCIGCRWKFGLGEADAVEVWNGAYTPEDEIALADWDNSLVASTRSSKPWVPAMGNSDAHREPDRIGLPQTVVLADDLSREAIVAGIRAGHSYIAESSAVSLSFGVSDGRGRHAGIGERLRAAGDATPVTVRLEVGGAPGCTAHFVTDQGALFTSTLPKSGTGAVEWRTTPANAAYVRAEVRHPATVPGLPGALAALTNPVFLEG from the coding sequence ATGCCCGATCCGACTGCTGCACCGACTCCCGCACACCGCCCGATCGCCAGGCGTGGCCTTCTCGTCGGAACCGCCGCCACCGCCCTAACGTTGGGGACCGTGAGCTTCGCCGCCGCCGACGAGGGCGGTACCCGGTCCAGCACCGTGCGCGGCGTCCTGCCGCCCGGGGCCCCCGACTACGTGTACCTGCCGGTCGAGGTCCCGCGCGGGGTCGCCGAGATCGCCGTCTCGTACACGTACGAGAAGACGCCCGTCCCGGCGGGGACGCAGGGCAACGCCCTGGACATCGGGATCTTCGACGAGCGCGGTACGGAGCCGGGCGGGCCGGGGTTCCGGGGGTGGTCCGGCGGGGCGCGCGGCAGCTTCTTCATCCGGGGCGACGAGGCGACGCCCGGCTACCTCGCGGGGCCGGTGCGGGCCGGGACCTGGCACATCGCCCTCGGTCCGTACACCGTCGCCCCGCAGGGTCTGCCGTACGAGGTGACGGTCACCCTGCGCACCGGGCCCACCGCGCCCACCCCGCGTCCCGGGTATCCGCCGCAGCGCGCGAAGGGGCGCGGGCGCGCCTGGTACCGCGGGGACTGCCACCTGCACTCCGTGCACTCGGACGGCGGGCGGACCCCGGCCGAGATCGCCGCCGGGGCCCGCGCCGCCGGGCTCGACTTCATCAACAGCAGTGAGCACAACACCACCTCCGCGCACGGTGCGTGGGGCGGGCTGTGGGGTGACGACCTGCTCGTCCTGACGGGCGAGGAGATCACCACCCGCAACGGGCACGTGCTCGCGCTCGCCACCGATCCGGGCACGTTCGTCGACTGGCGCTACCGGGCCCGGGACAACCGCTTCGGGCACTACGCGAAGGCCGTGCGCCGGGCCGGCGGGCTGGTCGTGCCCGCGCATCCGCACGCCACCTGCATCGGCTGCCGGTGGAAGTTCGGCCTCGGCGAGGCGGACGCGGTGGAAGTGTGGAACGGGGCGTACACCCCGGAGGACGAGATCGCGCTGGCCGACTGGGACAACTCGCTTGTCGCGTCCACCCGTTCGTCGAAACCGTGGGTTCCGGCGATGGGCAACAGCGACGCGCACCGGGAGCCGGACCGGATCGGGCTCCCGCAGACCGTCGTCCTGGCCGACGACCTGTCGCGCGAGGCGATCGTGGCGGGCATCCGGGCCGGGCACTCCTACATCGCCGAGTCGTCGGCCGTCAGCCTCTCCTTCGGCGTCTCGGACGGGCGCGGGCGCCACGCCGGAATCGGTGAGCGGCTGCGGGCAGCGGGGGACGCCACCCCGGTCACCGTACGGCTGGAGGTCGGCGGGGCCCCGGGCTGCACGGCGCACTTCGTCACCGACCAGGGGGCCCTGTTCACCTCGACGCTCCCGAAGTCGGGTACGGGGGCGGTGGAGTGGCGCACGACGCCCGCGAACGCCGCCTATGTGCGGGCCGAGGTCCGGCATCCGGCGACGGTACCGGGGCTGCCCGGAGCGTTGGCGGCGCTGACCAACCCGGTGTTCCTGGAGGGCTGA
- a CDS encoding WbqC family protein translates to MAGYSATERPPDRGKGGLCAIHQPNLFPRLSTLAKLYAADCWVVLDDVQFARRDYQHRALLGSLPDQRQRQWLTLPTHLPRGRPTLIHEARLVDPAKSRRKVALLLRQYYGASPFWPCFREALRALLDLMQETDHADTIAETSTRLLLDLLGWRGCVVRSSTLPSRSGRSERLADLAGATGAVVYLCGTGGMHYLQPEAFRERAIEVAPFRIPTDGGPWTGAREISALWALMSYGPREVARYLRTPASGQVLRSAAAGLDDRSRPAGRRP, encoded by the coding sequence ATGGCTGGCTACTCCGCGACTGAACGCCCACCCGACCGCGGGAAGGGCGGGCTCTGCGCTATCCATCAGCCCAACCTCTTCCCCCGGCTCTCGACCCTTGCCAAGCTTTACGCGGCCGACTGCTGGGTTGTCCTGGACGACGTGCAGTTCGCCCGCCGCGACTACCAGCACAGAGCCCTTCTCGGCTCGCTCCCGGACCAGCGGCAACGGCAGTGGCTCACGCTTCCCACGCACCTGCCACGCGGACGGCCGACACTCATCCACGAGGCACGGCTCGTCGACCCCGCGAAGTCACGTCGAAAGGTGGCGCTGCTGCTTCGGCAGTACTACGGGGCCAGCCCGTTCTGGCCCTGTTTCCGCGAGGCGCTGCGAGCGCTTCTCGACCTCATGCAGGAGACCGACCACGCAGACACGATCGCCGAGACCTCCACGCGTTTGCTTCTCGACCTGCTCGGCTGGCGCGGCTGTGTGGTTCGTAGCAGTACGCTCCCCTCGCGCTCCGGACGCTCGGAGCGACTCGCCGACCTCGCGGGAGCGACCGGCGCGGTCGTCTACCTCTGCGGTACCGGCGGGATGCACTATCTGCAGCCCGAGGCGTTCCGGGAACGCGCCATCGAGGTGGCGCCCTTCCGTATCCCGACCGACGGCGGGCCATGGACCGGCGCCCGAGAGATCAGCGCCTTGTGGGCCTTGATGTCCTACGGCCCACGCGAGGTCGCCAGGTATCTGCGCACACCAGCCAGTGGTCAAGTACTGCGGTCGGCTGCCGCCGGCCTCGACGATCGCAGCCGCCCTGCTGGCCGACGACCCTGA
- a CDS encoding DNA-binding transcriptional regulator translates to MATVLNWTGLEARALRLALRKSVRGFAEHLGVAVNTVSKWEKLLGDTTPQSDSQAMLDTVLARADADATARFAHRLAEQEAAPRNLGPAAPTVAEYETWAEDLERAAVCLSRQDFGFAGTLLERWLRRVPPRELDDQGLYLYARSLTLNGDMRRLQGTVRDLLTATSLYGDAHSMFTALGIPRRAAQLELSLAVVAEMSGRLTPAASRYESLAADERLNRRDRVRARLWVGTALAKQGHNRSAIELMHAAARDFYDLVEPEDWAVSQQKLALAHRGAGDLTHALRHIATARSAGLPNSPLEHVQLDTAHAHILLSDPATADEGRKTLARAAVTAGQHGLKHQLRSITSIRDNEDHA, encoded by the coding sequence GTGGCGACTGTGCTCAACTGGACCGGCCTGGAAGCAAGAGCTTTGCGGCTGGCCCTGCGCAAGAGTGTCCGGGGCTTCGCCGAGCACCTGGGGGTCGCGGTCAACACCGTCTCCAAATGGGAGAAGCTGCTCGGCGATACGACGCCGCAGTCCGACAGCCAGGCCATGCTCGACACCGTGCTCGCCCGCGCGGACGCCGATGCTACGGCGCGTTTCGCACATCGGCTGGCCGAACAGGAGGCCGCGCCGCGAAACCTCGGTCCCGCGGCGCCGACCGTTGCAGAGTACGAGACGTGGGCAGAAGACCTGGAACGCGCCGCAGTCTGCCTGAGCCGCCAGGACTTCGGCTTCGCAGGCACGTTGCTCGAACGTTGGCTGCGCCGTGTTCCACCGCGTGAGCTGGACGACCAGGGGCTGTACCTCTATGCGCGGTCGCTCACACTCAACGGTGACATGCGACGGCTGCAAGGCACGGTCCGCGATCTCCTCACCGCGACCTCGCTCTACGGCGACGCACACAGCATGTTCACCGCGCTCGGCATCCCGCGCAGGGCAGCCCAGCTAGAGCTCTCGCTTGCCGTCGTCGCCGAGATGTCGGGCCGGCTCACGCCCGCCGCCTCCCGGTACGAATCCCTTGCCGCTGACGAGCGGCTGAACCGGCGCGACAGGGTGAGGGCCCGGCTGTGGGTCGGCACCGCCCTGGCGAAGCAAGGCCACAATCGCTCGGCCATCGAGCTCATGCATGCGGCCGCGCGGGACTTCTACGATTTAGTGGAGCCCGAGGACTGGGCAGTGTCCCAGCAGAAGCTCGCACTCGCTCACCGAGGCGCGGGAGACCTCACACACGCGCTGCGCCACATCGCGACAGCCCGGTCCGCCGGACTTCCTAATTCCCCACTTGAGCACGTACAGCTCGACACCGCGCACGCGCACATCCTGTTGTCCGATCCCGCGACCGCCGACGAGGGCAGAAAGACTCTTGCGCGAGCCGCTGTCACCGCCGGGCAACATGGGCTGAAGCATCAACTGCGCAGCATCACCAGCATCCGCGACAACGAGGACCACGCATGA
- a CDS encoding DUF4232 domain-containing protein has product MKYNRIAAIAAIGVAATLSLTACNGDDTGAASSSQGSSSSASSSSSSSSGGGSKQDGGSESSSESGNAQSGSGDSTGAPDDAANGATETGDKVTFCKTEDLAIDAMDTAPDAQTGNIDITMINRGSTTCSATGFAGVDIKDTDNTSNPIERGHAQPRITTLKPGDAAVFNLSYTIDSSGNSLSHPTNILVTPPNETHTLSLKWPEGAADIKGAYTDVQVYPTHTTK; this is encoded by the coding sequence GTGAAGTACAACCGCATCGCAGCCATCGCCGCCATCGGAGTCGCCGCCACCCTCTCGCTCACCGCCTGCAACGGGGACGACACCGGAGCGGCCTCGTCGTCCCAGGGCTCCTCGTCCTCCGCGTCCTCCTCTTCCTCCTCGTCCTCGGGCGGTGGCTCGAAGCAGGACGGCGGCTCGGAGAGCAGCTCGGAGAGCGGTAACGCGCAGTCGGGGTCCGGCGACAGCACCGGGGCCCCGGACGACGCCGCGAACGGCGCGACGGAGACCGGCGACAAGGTCACGTTCTGCAAGACGGAGGACCTGGCCATCGACGCCATGGACACCGCGCCCGACGCGCAGACCGGCAACATCGACATCACCATGATCAACCGGGGTTCGACCACCTGCTCGGCAACGGGCTTCGCCGGCGTCGACATCAAGGACACCGACAACACCTCGAACCCCATCGAGCGGGGCCACGCCCAGCCGCGTATCACCACTCTGAAGCCGGGCGACGCCGCCGTCTTCAACCTCTCGTACACCATCGACAGCAGCGGCAACAGCCTCTCGCACCCGACCAACATCCTGGTGACGCCGCCGAACGAGACCCACACCCTGAGCCTGAAGTGGCCCGAGGGCGCGGCGGACATCAAGGGCGCCTACACCGACGTGCAGGTCTACCCCACGCACACGACCAAGTAG